One part of the Bdellovibrio sp. KM01 genome encodes these proteins:
- a CDS encoding peptide-binding protein, with the protein MNMKALLLLILSSALTAPAFATAPNASAPQGGNFVYNLGGEPPTVHPITSTDIYSRYVQNYVCEGLLSRDSETYDWKPRLAEKWEVSKDNKVFTFHLRKNAVFHDGKPVTAEDVKFSFDAIFNPVYEAAHLRPYYEGLAKVEVVDPHTVKFYAKDSYFKNFDSAAELTVIPKDIYSDVNKSKKMNRELICAGPYKLMKFDRGQMIQLKKFDKWYGNTDPAFKGYFNFDTITLRFFKDENVTLVRAEKGELDYIDLRIESFMKKTSAPAWGKTIIKHKVANDAPKSYGFVGWNQRKEIFQDKNVRIALAHLLNREEMNKKFRYGMSDLANGAVYIKSEYNPGNKAIEYNPKKAQELLSKAGWTDADKNGVLEKTMNGKKVEFKFSLLYANKDVEKYWTMYREDLKKAGIDMELKYLEWNSFLKLVDEGNFDAVTMGWGGGSVDPDPKQIWHSSNAIPGGSNFIAYKSPEVDKLIDDARVEPNKAKRVAMLKKVYAKIAEDAPYAFLFNDKYEFYANSSRMGMPAETFKYEVGKDYWWVKP; encoded by the coding sequence ATGAATATGAAGGCTCTTTTGCTGCTCATCTTGAGTTCAGCTTTGACCGCTCCCGCTTTCGCGACTGCACCAAATGCATCTGCACCACAAGGCGGAAATTTCGTTTACAACCTTGGTGGCGAACCACCTACGGTTCACCCGATCACATCAACTGACATTTATTCAAGATATGTTCAGAACTACGTGTGCGAAGGGTTGTTGTCTCGTGATTCAGAAACTTACGACTGGAAACCTCGTTTGGCTGAAAAGTGGGAAGTCTCCAAAGATAATAAAGTATTCACATTCCACTTGCGCAAGAACGCAGTCTTCCACGATGGTAAACCAGTTACTGCGGAAGACGTAAAATTCTCTTTCGACGCTATTTTCAACCCAGTATACGAAGCTGCTCACTTGCGCCCGTACTACGAAGGTTTGGCAAAAGTTGAAGTTGTAGATCCTCACACTGTGAAATTCTACGCTAAAGACTCTTACTTCAAAAACTTCGACTCTGCTGCAGAGTTGACGGTTATCCCAAAAGATATCTACAGCGATGTTAACAAATCTAAAAAAATGAACCGCGAGTTGATCTGTGCGGGTCCATACAAACTGATGAAGTTCGACCGTGGTCAAATGATCCAGTTGAAAAAATTCGACAAATGGTATGGCAACACTGATCCAGCTTTCAAGGGCTACTTCAACTTCGACACAATCACTCTTCGCTTCTTCAAAGACGAAAACGTAACTTTGGTAAGAGCTGAAAAAGGTGAGTTGGATTACATCGATCTTCGTATCGAATCATTCATGAAGAAAACTTCTGCTCCAGCTTGGGGTAAAACAATCATCAAGCACAAAGTTGCGAATGATGCTCCAAAATCTTACGGCTTCGTAGGTTGGAACCAACGTAAAGAAATTTTCCAAGACAAAAATGTTCGTATCGCTTTGGCTCACTTGTTGAACCGTGAAGAGATGAACAAAAAATTCCGTTACGGCATGTCTGATCTTGCTAACGGTGCTGTTTACATTAAGTCTGAATACAATCCAGGCAACAAAGCTATCGAGTACAACCCTAAGAAAGCTCAAGAGCTTTTGAGTAAAGCTGGCTGGACAGACGCTGATAAAAACGGTGTGCTTGAAAAAACAATGAACGGCAAAAAAGTAGAATTCAAATTCTCTCTTCTTTACGCAAATAAAGACGTTGAGAAATATTGGACTATGTACCGCGAAGATTTGAAAAAAGCCGGCATCGACATGGAATTGAAATACCTTGAGTGGAATTCATTCTTGAAATTGGTTGATGAAGGTAACTTCGACGCAGTGACTATGGGTTGGGGCGGCGGTTCCGTTGATCCAGATCCAAAACAAATCTGGCACTCTTCTAACGCGATTCCAGGTGGTTCAAACTTCATCGCTTACAAAAGCCCTGAAGTTGACAAGCTAATTGACGACGCTCGTGTTGAGCCGAACAAAGCTAAACGTGTTGCTATGCTGAAAAAAGTATACGCAAAGATCGCTGAAGACGCTCCCTACGCGTTCCTTTTCAACGATAAGTATGAATTTTATGCAAATTCATCACGTATGGGCATGCCTGCAGAGACATTCAAATACGAAGTTGGTAAAGACTACTGGTGGGTTAAACCTTAA
- a CDS encoding ABC transporter permease subunit — protein MMDPIQKYLIKNELTLKRYKRFKRDRVAVISVWILLAMFFFSFTAELWANSHPHILHYNGQTYFPLFKEYHPSQLGRDDIYVMDYRALELKEGDWAVWPLIQWNPYESNRTVETYPSPPTKYNWLGTDESGRDVMTRLLYGFRYTMIFAIGAWIFTYLIGITMGSVMGYVGGRVDLVGQRIVEVVESVPYLFVLITIISIFTPNIVVLAGLTALLGWTGISAYMRAQFLSLRKREYVEAAAAIGATHTRIISSHILPNALTPIITFAPFAISANVYALSILDYLGLGLVPPTPSWGELMAQAQKWATIAGWLVWGPLIAMVVTLTLLNNIGKAVRDAFDSKM, from the coding sequence ATGATGGATCCAATTCAGAAATATCTTATTAAAAATGAGCTTACGCTTAAACGCTATAAACGCTTTAAGCGCGACCGTGTCGCTGTTATTTCCGTTTGGATCTTGCTTGCGATGTTCTTTTTCAGCTTCACTGCGGAGCTATGGGCGAACAGTCACCCTCATATTCTTCACTACAATGGTCAGACTTACTTCCCATTGTTCAAAGAATACCATCCGTCTCAACTGGGCCGCGATGATATCTATGTGATGGATTACCGCGCTCTTGAATTGAAAGAGGGCGATTGGGCCGTGTGGCCATTGATTCAATGGAATCCATACGAAAGTAACCGTACTGTGGAAACTTATCCTTCTCCTCCGACTAAGTACAACTGGTTGGGTACGGATGAATCCGGTCGTGACGTGATGACACGTCTTCTTTACGGTTTCCGTTACACGATGATTTTCGCTATCGGTGCATGGATCTTTACTTACCTTATCGGTATCACGATGGGTTCAGTAATGGGTTATGTCGGCGGGCGCGTGGACCTTGTGGGTCAGCGTATCGTAGAGGTTGTCGAATCCGTTCCTTATTTGTTCGTATTGATCACGATCATCTCGATCTTCACTCCGAACATCGTGGTATTGGCAGGTTTGACGGCGCTATTGGGTTGGACTGGTATTTCTGCTTACATGCGTGCGCAGTTCCTATCATTGCGTAAGCGTGAATACGTAGAAGCAGCAGCAGCTATCGGTGCGACTCATACTCGTATCATCTCAAGCCACATCCTTCCGAATGCTTTGACTCCGATCATTACGTTCGCACCGTTTGCTATCTCTGCAAACGTGTACGCTCTTTCGATCCTGGATTACTTGGGTCTGGGATTGGTTCCACCAACTCCTTCTTGGGGTGAGTTGATGGCGCAAGCACAAAAGTGGGCGACTATTGCCGGCTGGCTTGTATGGGGTCCATTGATCGCGATGGTTGTGACATTAACGCTTCTGAATAATATCGGTAAAGCAGTTCGCGACGCCTTCGATTCTAAAATGTAG
- the dinB gene encoding DNA polymerase IV: MKKIIHVDMDCFYAAVEVKYNPELKGKPLGIGGPPNTRSVLCTASYEARKFGVRSAMPSSQAVRLCPQLILIPPHFDLYKEESRKVREIFERFTKKIEPLSLDEAYLDVTDCKEFGGSATLIAQEIRRLIYTELNLTASAGIAPNKFLAKIASDWKKPNGQFVVRPQDIEGFVKELPVEKIFGVGKVTAQKMHDVGLHTLGDVQKYSVPELHRWFGSRAQDLYDYARGIDNREVITEWERKSLTVEETYNKDLMTFEECKARIPGLYEDFMERLERGQYQDRVKGMVVKLKFFDFKSTTHEEVVHTLPTQEDFERLLDKAWHRRAVAVRLIGLGVRLGSEKKKDESIHSSQLKFAI; the protein is encoded by the coding sequence ATGAAGAAGATTATCCATGTGGATATGGACTGCTTTTACGCAGCCGTCGAGGTGAAATACAATCCGGAGCTTAAGGGGAAACCTTTGGGTATCGGGGGGCCTCCCAATACTCGCAGTGTTCTTTGTACTGCAAGTTACGAGGCTCGTAAGTTTGGCGTGCGCTCAGCAATGCCATCCTCACAAGCTGTGCGTTTGTGCCCACAGTTGATTTTGATTCCTCCACACTTCGATCTTTATAAAGAGGAAAGCCGTAAGGTGCGGGAGATCTTCGAGCGCTTCACCAAGAAAATTGAACCATTGTCTTTGGATGAGGCCTATCTTGATGTCACAGATTGCAAAGAGTTCGGTGGCAGCGCCACTCTGATCGCGCAAGAAATTCGTCGTCTGATCTATACAGAACTTAATCTCACAGCCTCGGCCGGTATTGCTCCGAATAAGTTCTTGGCGAAAATTGCCAGTGACTGGAAAAAACCTAACGGACAATTCGTGGTTCGTCCTCAGGATATCGAGGGCTTCGTGAAAGAACTTCCGGTGGAAAAAATTTTCGGCGTGGGTAAAGTCACAGCTCAGAAAATGCACGACGTGGGACTTCACACTTTAGGTGATGTCCAAAAGTATTCTGTGCCAGAGCTTCATCGCTGGTTTGGATCCCGAGCTCAGGATTTATACGACTATGCTCGCGGAATCGATAACCGTGAAGTTATCACGGAATGGGAGCGCAAATCCCTGACCGTCGAAGAGACATACAATAAGGACCTTATGACCTTTGAAGAATGCAAAGCCCGCATTCCAGGTTTGTATGAAGACTTTATGGAGCGCTTGGAGCGCGGTCAGTATCAGGACCGAGTCAAAGGCATGGTCGTAAAGCTTAAATTCTTTGATTTCAAATCCACCACTCACGAAGAAGTGGTTCATACACTGCCCACACAAGAGGATTTTGAACGCCTGCTGGATAAAGCTTGGCATCGTCGGGCAGTCGCGGTTCGTCTGATTGGTTTGGGAGTTCGCCTGGGCTCTGAAAAAAAGAAGGATGAGTCAATTCACTCATCCCAACTTAAATTCGCTATTTAA
- a CDS encoding arsenate reductase family protein, with protein sequence MLKVYEYAKCSTCVKALKFLDSKKVSYQKLPIVEKAPSQTELKKMLAALKERGGSLKNLFNTSGLVYKEMKLSDKLPSMTEAEAIKLLSENGKLVKRPFVLSDDVALVGFKEDEWKKVF encoded by the coding sequence ATGCTTAAGGTTTACGAATACGCGAAATGCTCGACATGTGTAAAAGCGCTGAAGTTTTTGGATAGCAAAAAAGTATCATACCAAAAACTTCCGATCGTCGAGAAAGCTCCATCACAAACGGAACTTAAGAAAATGCTCGCCGCTTTGAAAGAACGCGGCGGCAGCTTGAAAAATCTCTTCAATACTTCCGGTTTGGTTTACAAAGAAATGAAGCTTTCTGACAAGCTTCCTTCCATGACAGAAGCTGAAGCGATCAAACTCTTGTCTGAAAACGGCAAACTGGTAAAGCGTCCCTTCGTATTAAGCGATGACGTGGCCCTGGTCGGCTTCAAAGAAGACGAATGGAAAAAAGTTTTCTAA
- a CDS encoding ABC transporter permease subunit, with translation MFVYLIRRLFLMIPTFFGITVVTFVLINLAPGSPIEQKLQAIRFGSGAAGGGGGASSVGGRGDTGVNEEVIEALKKQYGFDKPLHMRYLIWLKNISRLDFGESFTYQEPVIDVIKSKLPVSMIFGLFTLILTYIVCIPLGVRKAIKAGQGFDKVSTLLLNFTYAIPPLILGIALIYFASRSNWFPLGGLQSDDYESMSTWNRFLDRAHHMVLPLICYTIGGFTELSILMRNSMLDIIKSDFVRTARAKGLSEKVVVYKHALRNALIPIATGLGGFLGVFLAGSLIIEQMFNLDGMGLLGYQSVLARDYNVIMGITFISAMLMMVGRILSDVIYVLVDPRIDFK, from the coding sequence TTGTTCGTATACCTGATCCGTCGACTTTTTCTAATGATCCCGACTTTTTTCGGGATCACTGTTGTTACTTTTGTGCTCATCAATTTGGCTCCTGGCAGCCCTATTGAGCAAAAGCTACAAGCTATCCGTTTCGGTTCCGGAGCGGCTGGTGGTGGCGGTGGAGCATCCAGCGTAGGCGGCCGTGGCGACACGGGCGTCAACGAGGAAGTTATCGAGGCTTTGAAGAAACAGTATGGTTTCGATAAGCCTCTTCACATGCGCTACCTTATCTGGCTTAAAAATATCTCTCGCCTGGATTTCGGCGAAAGCTTCACTTATCAAGAGCCAGTTATCGATGTAATCAAAAGTAAACTTCCAGTCTCAATGATCTTTGGATTGTTCACTTTGATTCTCACTTATATTGTGTGTATTCCGCTGGGAGTTCGAAAGGCCATCAAGGCCGGGCAGGGCTTCGACAAGGTGTCGACATTGCTTCTGAACTTTACCTACGCAATTCCGCCTCTTATTCTTGGTATCGCATTGATTTACTTTGCTAGCCGTTCAAACTGGTTCCCATTAGGGGGCTTGCAGTCTGATGACTACGAATCTATGTCCACTTGGAACAGATTCTTGGATCGTGCTCACCATATGGTTCTTCCATTGATCTGTTACACGATTGGTGGTTTCACTGAGCTTTCTATCCTTATGAGAAACTCCATGCTCGACATTATTAAGTCGGACTTTGTTCGTACGGCTCGTGCAAAAGGTCTTTCTGAAAAGGTTGTCGTTTATAAACATGCTCTTAGAAATGCTTTGATCCCAATCGCTACTGGTTTGGGTGGTTTCTTGGGTGTGTTCTTGGCTGGTTCTTTGATTATCGAGCAGATGTTCAACCTTGATGGTATGGGCTTGCTTGGTTACCAATCGGTTTTGGCTCGTGATTACAATGTTATCATGGGTATTACTTTTATCTCGGCGATGCTGATGATGGTGGGTCGTATTCTGAGCGACGTCATCTACGTACTTGTTGACCCAAGGATTGATTTCAAATGA
- a CDS encoding agmatinase family protein, whose protein sequence is MSEKTEKTAPKFDPTTTISAEFGIFGIPMTEEESKVVLVPVPWEVTTSYGEGASRGPQIIRDASEQIDLFDIEVGKAYEVGYHMRELSEDLLKQNDKYKAVAQELISMRTSMSDDTAKMDKLAAEVNAACEKMSQWVYDQCSDVLNKGKLLGMVGGDHSTPLGAIRAVSDKFKGDFGVLHIDAHADLRVAYQGFKQSHASIMYNVMTDAKKPKKLVQVGIRDFCEEEYDFSESRPDIKTFYDLELKRRMLKGETWEKICQDILKELPQNVYISFDIDGLDPAFCPHTGTPVPGGMSVDQIFFLFREIHNSGRKIIAFDLNEVSTGGLEPHEVEWDGNVGARILYKMCGWLVKSNA, encoded by the coding sequence ATGTCTGAAAAGACAGAAAAAACGGCACCAAAATTTGATCCAACGACAACCATTTCTGCAGAGTTTGGAATCTTCGGAATCCCAATGACAGAAGAGGAATCCAAAGTCGTTCTTGTCCCAGTTCCCTGGGAAGTAACAACCTCATACGGCGAGGGAGCGTCTCGTGGTCCACAGATTATCCGTGACGCCAGCGAGCAAATCGATCTCTTTGATATCGAAGTCGGCAAAGCTTACGAAGTGGGATACCACATGCGCGAGTTGTCAGAAGATTTGCTAAAACAAAACGACAAGTACAAAGCTGTTGCCCAAGAATTAATCAGCATGCGCACAAGCATGAGCGATGACACAGCCAAAATGGATAAATTGGCAGCTGAAGTGAACGCAGCATGCGAAAAAATGTCACAATGGGTTTACGATCAGTGCTCTGACGTTTTGAACAAAGGCAAACTTTTGGGCATGGTCGGTGGCGACCACTCCACTCCGTTGGGGGCGATTCGTGCGGTGAGCGATAAGTTCAAAGGCGACTTTGGTGTTTTGCATATTGATGCTCACGCCGATCTTCGCGTGGCTTATCAAGGCTTTAAACAATCTCACGCTTCGATCATGTACAACGTGATGACTGATGCGAAGAAACCAAAAAAATTGGTCCAAGTCGGCATCCGTGATTTCTGTGAAGAAGAATACGATTTCAGCGAATCTCGTCCAGACATCAAAACATTTTATGATTTGGAACTTAAGCGTCGCATGTTAAAGGGCGAAACTTGGGAAAAAATTTGCCAGGACATCCTGAAAGAACTTCCGCAAAACGTTTACATTTCTTTTGATATCGACGGTTTGGATCCAGCGTTCTGCCCTCACACAGGAACTCCAGTTCCCGGCGGCATGAGTGTTGACCAAATTTTCTTCTTGTTCCGCGAAATCCACAACTCAGGTCGCAAGATCATCGCGTTTGACTTGAACGAAGTATCCACTGGCGGCTTGGAGCCTCATGAAGTTGAGTGGGACGGCAATGTGGGCGCCCGTATTCTGTATAAAATGTGCGGCTGGTTGGTGAAATCAAATGCTTAA
- the speA gene encoding biosynthetic arginine decarboxylase — protein sequence MSNWSPEKSAALYGINNWGNGYFRINSTGTVSITPMGANGPSVDLHELTQDLLDRGIRVPIMIRFPDIIKSRVELLNGCFKKAFADHGYKGNYNGVYPIKVNQQRHLVQEIVKYGKDFNMGLECGSKPELLVVLALMNTENALIICNGFKDAEYIETAILSQKLGRNTIIVVDRKEELKMIVDVAKKFNTRPKIGFRAKLNTQGAGKWVDSSGARSKFGLTASEIVDGVEYLKAEGMLDCLELMHYHIGSQVPAIQSIKSSLKEGIRFYVELHKMGAGLKYLDVGGGLGIDYDGSGHSDSSVNYSEQEYANDIVSTVQTLCDEKNIPHPNIVTESGRFLVAHHSVLVFNVLGMNDLHRNEPPRPATKSDPSIMQDMQYIYEKVNKDNINECFNDLEQSKNETLQLFTYGVLSLEQRAWCESMYFTIATKMVKLAKTVPDTEDIIAALSKELCDTYYSNFSLFQSLPDSWAVGQLFPVLPIHRLGEEPTREATLADLTCDSDGVIEKFIDTDSGEAKETIRLHKYTDGEQYYLGVFLTGAYQEILGDLHNLFGDTDAVHISLNGVGYTIDHYVPGDTVTEVLSYVQYGRSEMVDNVRQATEDSIQKGSITKQEAKLLIKHYEEGLSGYTYLEEAE from the coding sequence ATGTCAAATTGGAGTCCTGAAAAAAGCGCGGCGCTTTACGGTATCAACAACTGGGGCAACGGTTATTTCAGAATTAATTCAACGGGTACTGTTTCGATTACTCCAATGGGTGCCAACGGCCCCTCTGTTGACCTTCACGAATTGACTCAAGATCTTTTGGACCGTGGTATCCGCGTTCCAATCATGATCAGATTCCCTGACATCATCAAATCTCGCGTTGAGCTTTTGAACGGTTGCTTTAAAAAAGCATTCGCCGACCATGGTTACAAAGGTAACTATAACGGCGTCTACCCGATCAAAGTGAATCAACAACGTCACTTGGTTCAAGAAATTGTAAAATACGGCAAAGACTTCAACATGGGTCTGGAGTGCGGTTCTAAGCCAGAACTTCTTGTGGTTCTTGCTTTGATGAACACTGAAAATGCGTTGATCATCTGTAACGGATTTAAAGATGCTGAGTACATTGAGACAGCAATCCTTTCGCAAAAGCTAGGTCGCAACACAATCATCGTTGTGGATCGTAAAGAAGAATTGAAAATGATCGTGGACGTGGCGAAGAAATTCAACACTCGTCCAAAAATCGGTTTCCGCGCAAAATTGAACACTCAAGGTGCGGGTAAATGGGTTGATTCTTCTGGTGCTCGCTCTAAATTCGGTTTGACGGCATCTGAAATCGTTGATGGCGTAGAGTACCTTAAAGCTGAAGGCATGCTTGATTGCTTGGAACTGATGCACTATCACATCGGCTCCCAAGTTCCGGCGATCCAATCTATCAAGTCTTCTCTTAAAGAAGGCATTCGCTTCTACGTAGAGCTTCATAAAATGGGCGCGGGCCTTAAGTATCTGGATGTCGGCGGCGGTCTTGGTATCGACTATGACGGTTCCGGTCACTCTGACAGCTCTGTAAACTACTCTGAGCAAGAATACGCGAACGACATCGTTTCAACTGTTCAAACTCTTTGTGATGAAAAAAACATTCCTCATCCAAATATCGTAACTGAGTCAGGTCGCTTCCTGGTGGCCCATCACTCCGTGCTTGTTTTCAATGTATTGGGTATGAATGACCTTCACCGTAACGAACCACCTCGTCCGGCGACTAAGTCTGATCCTTCGATCATGCAAGACATGCAGTACATCTATGAAAAAGTGAACAAAGATAACATCAATGAGTGCTTCAATGACCTTGAGCAATCCAAGAATGAAACTTTGCAGCTTTTCACTTACGGCGTTCTTTCCTTAGAACAACGTGCATGGTGTGAATCCATGTACTTCACTATCGCTACTAAGATGGTGAAATTGGCGAAGACAGTTCCAGACACTGAAGACATCATCGCCGCTCTTTCTAAAGAGTTGTGTGACACTTACTACTCGAACTTCTCTTTGTTCCAATCTCTTCCAGATTCTTGGGCGGTTGGTCAGTTGTTCCCGGTATTGCCGATTCACCGCCTGGGCGAAGAGCCTACGCGTGAAGCGACTTTGGCGGATTTAACTTGCGACTCTGACGGTGTGATCGAAAAATTCATCGATACAGATTCTGGCGAAGCGAAAGAAACCATCCGTTTGCACAAGTATACTGATGGCGAACAATACTACTTGGGCGTGTTCTTGACGGGAGCTTACCAAGAGATCTTGGGCGACTTACACAATCTATTTGGCGATACAGATGCAGTTCATATCTCTTTGAATGGCGTTGGTTATACAATTGATCACTATGTTCCAGGCGACACGGTGACTGAAGTATTGTCATACGTTCAGTACGGCAGATCAGAAATGGTCGATAACGTTCGTCAAGCCACTGAAGACTCTATCCAAAAAGGCTCGATCACAAAACAAGAAGCAAAACTTCTGATCAAGCACTACGAAGAAGGTCTTTCAGGCTACACTTACCTAGAAGAAGCTGAGTAA
- a CDS encoding BON domain-containing protein, whose protein sequence is MQSSNYRPPRRRDNELRAIQRERREIQYSPEELQRQQQRFSNRNERDSSESDSNFYDYERNREHLRYASPDFNTGYGHDANRPLPRDFIAHSDYESEKRMKEMNQEDWTERDFQPERHRRRRNDKTLQTEISHVLAQHRGIDARDIDVQVTDGIVTLTGFVPERRMRYLAEDISIDCYGVIDVTNQLIVSRTSEAEARFGGRRTFGHRP, encoded by the coding sequence ATGCAAAGTTCAAATTACCGCCCTCCCAGACGTCGCGACAATGAACTGCGTGCCATCCAAAGAGAGCGTCGAGAAATTCAATATTCCCCCGAAGAACTTCAACGCCAACAACAGCGTTTCTCAAATCGCAACGAACGCGACAGCTCGGAATCTGATTCAAACTTTTACGATTACGAGCGCAATCGCGAACATCTTCGTTACGCCTCCCCCGATTTTAATACGGGATATGGTCATGATGCGAATCGACCGCTGCCACGGGATTTTATAGCCCACTCTGATTATGAATCTGAAAAACGCATGAAAGAGATGAACCAGGAAGACTGGACAGAAAGAGATTTCCAACCCGAGCGACATCGACGCAGACGCAATGATAAAACTTTGCAAACTGAGATTTCCCATGTACTGGCGCAACACCGGGGAATCGACGCCCGTGATATTGACGTTCAGGTCACCGACGGCATCGTGACACTGACTGGATTTGTGCCGGAACGAAGAATGCGCTATTTGGCCGAAGATATTTCAATTGATTGCTATGGTGTGATTGATGTGACCAATCAACTCATAGTAAGCCGCACTTCAGAAGCCGAAGCTCGCTTTGGCGGAAGAAGGACGTTTGGACATCGCCCCTAA